A single genomic interval of Aedes aegypti strain LVP_AGWG chromosome 1, AaegL5.0 Primary Assembly, whole genome shotgun sequence harbors:
- the LOC23687875 gene encoding major latex allergen Hev b 5 — protein MKLQLVLLVTLFAVAYTSPLPQAVKSVKPAEPASDVAEVPTATVTAPEEQPSDDKEAAVTTEVEPEKATEASATTEAAADPAPEVKSETVAEEAKKEETPAVPEVQAGATSDAAEVAVAAAETKDETQAQVVAEEVKEDTVKLSDAVEPAAVASDDSAPVARSNDEEEKKEEAVATTVASVAAPAEQDKPAEQTEAKPEAPAAATAEEDSAKEVTEAEAPAATTTVETKVETTTGAAAAATTKKADSSEESNESVESDEQKS, from the coding sequence ATGAAACTTCAATTGGTACTACTCGTAACATTGTTTGCTGTGGCGTATACATCGCCGCTGCCACAAGCCGTTAAAAGTGTGAAACCAGCAGAACCGGCCAGCGATGTGGCGGAAGTACCAACGGCAACAGTCACAGCCCCAGAAGAGCAACCCTCGGACGACAAAGAAGCCGCGGTAACCACCGAAGTAGAGCCTGAAAAAGCCACTGAAGCATCGGCTACCACCGAAGCCGCAGCCGATCCTGCGCCGGAAGTGAAGTCCGAAACGGTGGCCGAAGAAGCAAAGAAAGAAGAAACACCCGCTGTTCCCGAAGTTCAAGCCGGTGCTACCAGTGATGCTGCTGAAGTCGCGGTTGCTGCTGCCGAAACCAAAGATGAAACTCAAGCTCAAGTAGTAGCAGAAgaagtgaaagaagataccgtgAAGCTGTCCGATGCCGTTGAACCCGCAGCCGTCGCTTCGGACGATTCTGCACCAGTCGCTCGTTCCAACGATGAGGAAGAGAAGAAGGAAGAAGCAGTAGCCACAACCGTGGCATCAGTAGCTGCTCCCGCCGAGCAAGATAAACCTGCGGAGCAAACAGAAGCAAAACCAGAGGCACCTGCTGCTGCTACCGCTGAAGAAGATTCAGCTAAGGAAGTAACTGAAGCTGAAGCACCTGCCGCAACAACCACTGTAGAAACCAAAGTAGAGACTACTACTGGTGCAGCTGCCGCTGCTACAACTAAGAAGGCAGACAGCTcggaagaaagcaatgaaagcGTAGAATCTGATGAGCAGAAATCTTAA